A DNA window from Sulfurimonas hongkongensis contains the following coding sequences:
- a CDS encoding galactose-1-phosphate uridylyltransferase, giving the protein MSEIRLDTINNKYVIIAPERLHRPNLQNYTKRKEFNPNCPFCEGNEYMTPNEVYALRYNEPNKRMWRTRVVPNLYKAVQVELEDISQRDGIFEYKSGVGAHEILIDSPCHDCDIYDLSALDVENWLRSMIIRIEDLKNDKRLIYLSIFKNFGQNAGATQDHPHTQLLALPIMPKKQLAFLNRNAEYYARHGRGKIEDVVHNEIKAKKRVLYIVGNFVSFCPYASEYPFEVMIAPTKNISSLNKCSREDIIDLANIIRMTFIKLNKQLGDFDYNLYFDIAPLNLNFETEKYMSTIDKNYRFTLRITPRIYRLGGFEVSTGMYINSVEPEYCARLLRGD; this is encoded by the coding sequence ATGTCTGAAATAAGATTAGATACAATTAATAATAAATATGTGATTATTGCACCAGAGAGATTGCATAGACCTAATTTACAAAACTATACTAAGCGAAAAGAGTTTAATCCAAATTGTCCATTTTGTGAAGGTAATGAATATATGACTCCTAATGAGGTCTATGCCCTGAGATATAACGAACCAAATAAAAGAATGTGGAGAACAAGAGTAGTACCAAATCTTTATAAAGCAGTTCAAGTTGAGCTTGAAGATATATCTCAAAGGGATGGAATATTTGAGTATAAATCTGGTGTAGGTGCTCATGAAATTTTGATAGACTCTCCTTGTCATGATTGTGATATTTATGATTTAAGTGCTCTTGATGTTGAGAATTGGTTACGTAGTATGATCATAAGAATAGAAGATTTGAAAAATGACAAAAGACTTATATATTTAAGCATCTTCAAAAATTTTGGGCAAAATGCTGGAGCTACGCAAGATCATCCTCATACTCAACTTCTAGCACTTCCTATCATGCCTAAGAAACAATTGGCTTTTTTAAATAGAAATGCAGAATACTATGCCCGCCATGGACGAGGAAAGATAGAAGATGTAGTTCATAATGAGATTAAGGCAAAGAAAAGAGTTTTATACATTGTTGGAAACTTTGTCTCCTTTTGTCCCTATGCAAGTGAGTATCCATTTGAAGTTATGATAGCCCCTACTAAAAATATATCGAGCCTAAACAAGTGTTCGAGAGAAGATATCATCGACTTGGCAAATATAATAAGAATGACATTTATAAAATTAAATAAACAGCTTGGAGATTTTGATTACAACTTATATTTTGATATAGCACCCTTAAACTTAAACTTTGAGACTGAGAAATATATGTCAACTATTGATAAAAATTACCGTTTTACCTTAAGGATAACTCCTAGAATCTATAGACTGGGTGGTTTTGAAGTCTCCACTGGAATGTATATAAATAGTGTTGAGCCAGAATACTGTGCAAGACTATTAAGAGGAGATTAA
- a CDS encoding alpha-amylase/4-alpha-glucanotransferase domain-containing protein, whose product MHKVSLLFGVHMHQPVDNFNEAVDEAIELCYKPFFETMLKYSEFKFSVHCSGWLLDKIRNNNPDIFKNMKTLTDNGSIEWISAGYYEPVLSSITSTDRQAQIKKLNKYIKKHLGVKPKGLWLTERVWESSIVPDIAACGNEFVMVDDYHFLSSGFSADKMNGYYKTEESGAEIGLFPIAQSLRYALPFFSVERSIDAILKCADNENSAAIIFDDAEKFGLWPKTHEWVYEKKWLEKFLETIINHQQIKTEHYSEYMKQNRSLGLAYLNNTSYFEMGEWSLKPKQTIALERLKRALGDEYFNEMAVAFVKGATWKNFFIKYSESNYLHKRMLNLSLNQYDLDENSLESLYKLQTNDVFWHGVFGGLYLPNLRDNAYKYLLEIEKTRAKNHTVYEVLDINKDGYDELKVLTQNLSVVFSTKHGAQMIEFGSFDTLFNWQNTLTRREEAYHEKILNPKTVETTEQHSEDEIETIHSDLAVIDESLKDELIYDWHPKYSFIDHFSFEDFLLENFKNLTFREVGDFANQAFLKEENKNIFTRVGGLYLDAAYPTTLTKEYLFDKNKIELKLDVDSKYDQKLFYAMEFNLHFAHPYKVTFNSKTMGDGFSEIDCNELLIVDDFTNRLLKLTINRKCNIYGYILNTVSQNESGFERVAQEISFIFTTSYKSNLSLNIALEVIDV is encoded by the coding sequence ATGCATAAAGTATCTTTGTTGTTTGGTGTACATATGCATCAACCAGTTGATAATTTTAATGAAGCAGTCGATGAGGCAATAGAACTTTGTTATAAGCCTTTTTTTGAGACAATGCTTAAGTATAGTGAGTTTAAATTTAGCGTTCACTGTAGTGGTTGGTTACTTGATAAAATCAGAAATAATAACCCTGATATATTTAAAAATATGAAAACATTAACTGATAATGGCTCCATTGAGTGGATAAGTGCAGGGTATTATGAACCAGTTCTAAGCTCAATTACATCAACAGATCGTCAAGCGCAGATAAAAAAACTAAACAAATATATAAAAAAGCATCTCGGCGTAAAACCAAAAGGTTTGTGGCTTACTGAACGCGTTTGGGAGTCATCAATAGTTCCAGATATAGCAGCTTGTGGGAATGAGTTTGTGATGGTAGATGATTATCATTTTTTAAGTAGTGGTTTTAGTGCAGATAAAATGAATGGATACTATAAAACTGAAGAGAGTGGAGCAGAGATAGGCTTGTTTCCGATTGCTCAGTCTCTTAGATATGCCTTGCCATTTTTTAGTGTAGAGCGCTCTATCGATGCAATACTAAAATGTGCAGATAATGAAAACTCTGCTGCTATAATATTTGATGATGCAGAGAAATTTGGTTTATGGCCAAAAACTCATGAGTGGGTATATGAGAAAAAATGGCTAGAGAAATTTTTAGAGACAATCATAAATCATCAGCAGATAAAAACAGAGCATTACAGTGAGTATATGAAGCAAAATCGTTCTTTAGGTTTAGCATATTTGAACAATACTTCGTATTTTGAGATGGGAGAGTGGAGCTTAAAGCCAAAGCAAACTATAGCCCTAGAGCGTTTAAAAAGAGCTCTTGGAGATGAGTATTTTAATGAGATGGCAGTTGCCTTTGTAAAAGGTGCTACTTGGAAGAACTTTTTTATAAAGTATAGTGAGAGTAACTATCTTCATAAACGGATGTTAAATCTTAGCCTAAATCAATATGACTTAGATGAAAATTCTTTAGAATCACTCTACAAACTACAAACAAATGATGTTTTTTGGCATGGAGTTTTTGGAGGTCTTTATCTTCCAAACCTAAGAGATAATGCTTATAAATATCTTCTTGAGATAGAAAAAACAAGAGCCAAAAATCATACAGTATATGAGGTTTTAGATATAAATAAAGATGGATATGATGAACTTAAAGTATTGACCCAAAATTTAAGTGTTGTTTTTTCAACAAAACATGGTGCTCAAATGATTGAATTTGGCTCTTTTGATACTCTTTTTAATTGGCAAAATACACTTACAAGAAGAGAAGAGGCTTATCATGAGAAAATTTTAAATCCAAAAACAGTAGAAACAACAGAGCAACATAGTGAAGATGAGATAGAGACTATACATAGTGATTTAGCGGTTATAGATGAGAGTTTAAAAGATGAGCTTATATATGATTGGCATCCAAAATATTCATTTATAGACCATTTTAGTTTTGAGGATTTTTTACTAGAAAATTTTAAAAACCTTACTTTTAGAGAAGTTGGTGATTTTGCAAATCAAGCCTTTTTAAAAGAGGAAAATAAAAATATTTTTACAAGAGTTGGCGGATTGTATTTAGATGCAGCATATCCAACAACCTTAACAAAAGAGTATCTGTTTGATAAAAATAAAATAGAGTTAAAGTTAGATGTAGATAGCAAATACGATCAAAAACTCTTTTACGCTATGGAGTTTAATCTTCATTTTGCACATCCATATAAAGTGACTTTTAACTCTAAAACGATGGGTGATGGCTTTAGTGAAATTGATTGTAATGAACTTCTTATTGTTGATGATTTTACAAACAGACTCTTAAAACTAACAATAAACAGGAAGTGCAATATATATGGATATATCTTAAATACAGTATCTCAAAATGAGAGTGGCTTTGAGAGAGTAGCACAAGAAATATCTTTTATATTTACAACTTCATATAAATCAAACTTAAGTTTAAATATTGCATTAGAGGTGATAGATGTCTGA
- a CDS encoding glycoside hydrolase family 57 protein, with amino-acid sequence MNLSFIWHMHQPDYRDVSGIMQMPWVFLHAIKDYYDMPWMLYRHKGLKATFNITSPLIEQLELYYNRADEHDKFLALWLSDPTLLDEKSRAWILKICKSTQYDTVVKEFPRYKELYHREHFNNNELLDIEVLFILSWCGFYLRKNSQVVKHLILKQRDYDYEDKALLLKELSGFISGIFDYYKKLHEEGVISISTTPLNHPILPLLLDMKNAIYANASTNIPKDHMSLADDAALQVVKSKELFFKTFGFTPDGFWPAEGSVDEKTVALLSQHGIKWIATDEEILFKSINSHYRDNLYKVYQYNEMCMGFRDHHLSDLIGFSYRHQEAISAANSFINELQKIEHKNNKSTVFIILDGENAWEFYKNNGFDFFDALYSRLGNLEWCKTLTMDEVYELDKVKLENLAPGSWINGEFNTWVGHIEKTRAWELIYITKRDYQRHKDSLSDEIKDKISEHFLAAECSDWFWWYGDDHYTDFGVEFDELFRNHLIEIYDLMDLKAPTDIFIPILEDKSVMHFWLKPQSHISPYLNGKHDSFFEWIGCGVIDESKLFSTMDRQRGPVRKILYGQDSEKIYISFLAKRDKFNSDYFIHIIIEPLNIKSKLAFKSQKTSIGPLEVEIAFDDVFELSIDKKSIDTDSISIIFEIEYDEKIIQSLPGFGELKIDLGDDYSKNWFV; translated from the coding sequence TTTTTCTGCATGCAATAAAAGATTATTATGATATGCCTTGGATGCTCTACAGGCATAAGGGCTTAAAGGCTACTTTTAACATAACATCTCCGCTTATAGAACAGCTTGAGCTATATTATAACAGAGCGGATGAACATGATAAGTTTTTAGCTCTTTGGCTTAGTGACCCAACTCTTTTAGATGAAAAATCAAGAGCTTGGATTTTAAAAATTTGTAAAAGCACTCAGTATGACACTGTTGTTAAAGAGTTTCCGAGATATAAAGAGTTATATCATAGAGAACATTTTAACAATAATGAACTTTTAGATATTGAAGTGCTTTTTATTCTCTCTTGGTGTGGTTTTTATTTGAGAAAAAATTCTCAAGTTGTAAAACATTTGATTTTAAAACAAAGAGACTATGATTATGAAGATAAAGCTTTGCTTTTAAAGGAGCTCTCTGGGTTTATCTCAGGCATCTTTGATTATTATAAAAAGCTACATGAAGAGGGAGTCATTAGCATATCTACAACACCTCTAAATCATCCGATTTTGCCACTACTACTAGATATGAAAAATGCAATATATGCAAACGCTAGCACCAATATTCCTAAAGATCACATGTCACTAGCCGATGATGCAGCCTTGCAAGTTGTAAAATCAAAAGAGTTGTTTTTTAAAACTTTTGGGTTTACTCCTGATGGATTTTGGCCAGCTGAGGGATCAGTGGATGAAAAAACAGTAGCACTTTTAAGCCAGCACGGTATAAAATGGATAGCGACTGATGAAGAGATACTCTTTAAGTCTATAAATTCTCACTATAGAGATAATCTCTATAAAGTTTATCAATACAATGAGATGTGTATGGGATTTAGAGATCATCATTTAAGTGATTTGATAGGCTTTTCATATAGACATCAAGAAGCCATCTCTGCTGCAAACAGTTTTATAAATGAGCTTCAAAAGATAGAACATAAAAACAATAAAAGCACGGTTTTTATCATTTTAGATGGTGAGAATGCCTGGGAGTTTTATAAAAACAATGGCTTTGATTTTTTTGATGCACTCTATAGCAGATTAGGCAACCTAGAGTGGTGCAAAACCTTAACTATGGATGAGGTTTATGAGTTAGATAAAGTAAAACTCGAAAACTTAGCTCCTGGGAGCTGGATTAATGGTGAGTTTAATACTTGGGTTGGTCACATTGAAAAAACTAGAGCTTGGGAGCTTATATATATCACAAAAAGAGATTATCAAAGACATAAAGATAGTTTAAGTGATGAGATAAAAGATAAAATAAGTGAGCATTTTTTAGCTGCAGAGTGCTCAGATTGGTTCTGGTGGTATGGAGATGATCACTACACAGACTTCGGTGTAGAGTTTGATGAGTTATTTAGGAATCATTTGATTGAAATTTATGACTTGATGGATCTTAAAGCACCGACTGATATTTTTATACCAATATTAGAAGATAAGAGTGTTATGCATTTTTGGTTAAAACCACAATCTCATATATCTCCATACCTCAATGGAAAACATGACTCTTTTTTTGAGTGGATTGGCTGTGGTGTTATTGATGAGAGTAAACTCTTCTCAACGATGGATAGGCAAAGAGGTCCAGTAAGAAAGATACTATATGGTCAAGATAGTGAAAAAATATATATCTCATTTTTAGCTAAAAGAGATAAATTTAACAGTGATTATTTTATCCATATAATAATTGAACCTCTTAATATCAAGTCAAAATTAGCCTTTAAATCACAAAAAACATCTATTGGACCACTTGAAGTTGAAATAGCTTTTGATGATGTATTTGAGCTAAGCATAGATAAAAAGTCAATAGATACCGACTCAATATCTATAATCTTTGAAATTGAATATGATGAAAAGATTATTCAATCTCTTCCTGGTTTTGGTGAACTCAAAATTGATCTAGGTGATGATTATAGTAAAAACTGGTTTGTATAA